Proteins from a genomic interval of Oceanispirochaeta crateris:
- a CDS encoding HD-GYP domain-containing protein translates to MINILKHLNIYWEKLDSSLMIQPENRDFWNLLEQDMPSGPVSIEDIFPETIGVEDELRNIVSSGSGTFHLRYIKRQKNFIHLNITPGEASRHAVIAIEDITEDSVKHQSITQKKNETSLLKRQLELKNEELNRAYSKLDTLMNTIRSQNHHLETEVRRRTKELNDSRFTIITTLAQAAEFRDMETGGHIFRIGRSSVLLGKKYGLTSKDCESLFYSSLLHDLGKIGIPDSILLKPGPLNSQEWDLMRQHTTIGASLLSNSDHLLFSSARDVALYHHEKWDGSGYPAGLSGEQIPLIGRICAIVDVFDALISARPYKKAFSVEYALSIIEKGSGSHFDPSLVKTFKLVLDDIVNLQNDSMEELEFLLPDFGS, encoded by the coding sequence TTTGGAATCTATTGGAGCAGGATATGCCCTCAGGACCAGTATCCATAGAGGACATATTTCCTGAAACCATCGGCGTTGAAGATGAGTTGAGAAACATCGTATCTAGCGGTTCAGGTACTTTTCATCTCCGTTACATCAAGCGGCAAAAGAATTTCATCCACCTGAACATTACTCCTGGTGAAGCTTCCCGGCATGCTGTCATAGCCATTGAAGATATTACGGAAGACTCGGTAAAACATCAGAGCATCACACAGAAAAAAAATGAAACATCCCTCTTAAAGCGGCAGCTAGAACTAAAAAATGAGGAGCTCAACAGGGCATACAGCAAACTGGATACGCTGATGAATACCATAAGGTCACAGAATCACCACCTGGAAACAGAAGTAAGAAGGCGGACAAAAGAGTTAAACGATTCCAGGTTTACCATTATCACCACTCTGGCCCAGGCTGCAGAATTTAGAGACATGGAAACAGGTGGACATATTTTCAGGATTGGCCGGTCCAGCGTCCTTTTGGGCAAGAAATATGGATTAACGAGCAAGGATTGTGAATCCCTCTTTTACTCCAGCCTGCTCCATGACCTTGGCAAGATAGGTATCCCCGATTCAATTCTCCTCAAACCGGGGCCACTGAATTCCCAGGAATGGGATCTAATGAGACAGCACACCACAATCGGCGCTTCCTTACTTTCCAATAGTGACCATCTTCTATTCTCATCTGCCAGGGATGTGGCCCTCTATCACCATGAAAAGTGGGACGGATCTGGATACCCGGCCGGACTTTCGGGGGAGCAGATACCTTTGATCGGAAGAATTTGCGCCATTGTTGACGTCTTCGATGCACTCATCTCTGCCAGACCATATAAAAAAGCCTTTTCTGTGGAATACGCCCTGAGTATCATTGAAAAAGGCTCCGGCAGTCATTTTGATCCCTCGTTGGTCAAGACTTTCAAGCTGGTACTCGATGATATTGTCAATTTACAGAATGATTCCATGGAAGAACTTGAGTTTCTGCTTCCTGATTTTGGTTCCTAA